A portion of the Apus apus isolate bApuApu2 chromosome 3, bApuApu2.pri.cur, whole genome shotgun sequence genome contains these proteins:
- the LOC127383196 gene encoding ankyrin repeat domain-containing protein 9-like, translating into MASNQASLQDDQGRHCKFLSYMFYQAVRDHKPVWMLEDMRTMEYFYWEENASLRTYSPSEALLYAVVHNHLPYAQYLLSHFPEEALKVPGEHFCYCPSSAPHLAMAVTYDRRDILGLIIKIAHKLPSLNSYINRTGCFHLEDGKTPLHLACELLRSETVLILLGNGASPKIEDSKGLTPLDVILEQMWDSKVNVASKKLCLDYLLLFMPNPQFKMRKVLQEHPDHWTALLGEDKFNSLVGNTPASLYLQAMQTILQTLPPCHFPKSIQELPIPQALKPLPFYGKKLPTKNVQH; encoded by the exons ATGGCCAGTAACCAGGCCAGCCTGCAGGATGATCAGGGCAGGCACTGCAAGTTCTTGTCCTATATGTTCTACCAGGCAGTAAGAGATCACAAGCCTGTGTGGATGCTGGAAGACATGAGGACTATGGAGTATTTTTACTGGGAGGAAAATGCCAGCCTAAGAACATACTCACCTTCAGAAGCCCTCCTCTATGCAGTGGTGCATAATCACCTGCCTTACGCTCAGTATCTGCTGTCTCATTTTCCAGAGGAGGCTCTCAAGGTGCCCGGGGAACACTTCTGCTATTGCCCATCCTCTGCTCCTCACTTGGCCATGGCAGTCACATATGACAGGAGAGATATCTTGGGACTGATCATCAAAATTGCACACAAGCTCCCCAGCTTGAACTCCTATATCAATAGGACTGGCTGCTTTCACCTGGAAGATGGGAAAACTCCCCTGCACCTTGCCTGCGAACTGCTGAGGTCAGAGACGGTCCTCATCCTCCTTGGGAATGGTGCTTCTCCCAAGATAGAGGACAGTAAAGGGCTTACCCCACTGGATGTCATCCTGGAGCAGATGTGGGACTCCAAAGTCAATGTGGCATCAAAGAAGCTCTGCCTCGACTACCTCTTGCTCTTCATGCCCAACCCACAGTTTAAGATGCGGAAAGTCCTGCAGGAGCATCCGGACCACTGGACAGCTTTGCTGGGGGAAGACAAATTCAACAGCCTGGTGGGGAACACACCTGCTTCTTTATATCTGCAAGCTATGCAAACTATTCTCCAGACTCTTCCCCCATGCCACTTTCCTAAAAGCATCCAGGAACTACCTATACCTCAGGCACTAAAGCCCTTACCATTCTATGGCAAAAAGCTACCAACAAAAAATGTG CAACATTAG